In one Nicotiana sylvestris chromosome 8, ASM39365v2, whole genome shotgun sequence genomic region, the following are encoded:
- the LOC104244089 gene encoding very-long-chain aldehyde decarbonylase CER1-like, which produces MATTPGFLTDWPWKHLGSFKYVILAPWIAHSFYCLATKEQEERDSTNLLIVPFLLSRMVHNQLWISFSRYRTAKGNNRIVDKGIEFDQVDRESNWDDQIILNGILLYVFNTMTSAATNLPLWKSEGVIMSIFLHAGPVEFLYYWLHRALHHHYLYSRYHSHHHSSIVTEPITSVIHPFAEHISYFLLFGIPTLSTVFTGTASLASLFGYITYIDLMNNMGHCNFEFIPKWIFSIFPPLKYLMYTPSFHSLHHTQFRTNYSLFMPFYDYIYGTLDKSTDSLYEKSLKRQEDSTDVVHLTHLTTPESIYHLRLGFSSLASMPQNKKWYIWFMWPVTLWTMITNCIYGRTFILERNNLEKFKFQSWSIPRYNLQYLLNWQSQAINSLIEDAILQAEEKGTKVLSLGLLNQGEELNRNGEIYIERHPKIKIKVVDGSSLAVAVVLNSIPTGTTKVLLRGNLTKVAISIASSLCQRGIQVAAMYKSDYEKLKLATSCQVNFVLSKTFDQKIWVVGDGLTVEEQMKAAKGTLFFPFSQLPPKKARHDCFYHHPPAMLAPSSLQNLHACENWLPRRAMSAPRVAGIVHALEGWDVHECGDKMIDIDKIWEASLKHGFKPLAFAE; this is translated from the exons ATGGCTACTACTCCTGGATTTCTCACTGATTGGCCTTGGAAGCACCTCGGAAGCTTTAAG TACGTGATTTTGGCTCCATGGATAGCTCATAGCTTTTATTGTTTAGCAACGAAAGAGCAAGAGGAGAGAGACTCCACCAATTTGCTCATAGTTCCTTTTCTACTCTCAAGGATGGTTCACAACCAGCTGTGGATTAGCTTCTCTCGTTATCGAACAGCCAAAGGCAACAACCGCATTGTTGACAAAGGCATTGAGTTTGATCAAGTCGACAGAGAAAGCAATTG GGACGATCAGATTATATTGAACGGGATTTTGCTTTATGTGTTTAATACGATGACTTCAGCAGCTACAAACTTGCCATTGTGGAAATCAGAGGGCGTAATCATGTCAATTTTCCTTCATGCGGGACCTGTTGAATTTCTCTATTATTGGCTCCACAGAGCTTTGCACCATCATTATCTCTACTCTCGTTATCATTCTCATCATCACTCTTCTATTGTAACTGAGCCCATCACAT CTGTGATTCATCCATTTGCTGAGCATATATCATATTTCTTGCTATTTGGTATTCCAACATTATCAACAGTGTTCACGGGGACTGCTTCTCTGGCTTCTCTCTTTGGCTACATTACTTATATTGATCTCATGAATAACATGGGGCACTGCAACTTTGAGTTCATTCCCAAGTGGATTTTCTCCATCTTTCCCCCTCTCAAATACTTGATGTATACGCCCTC GTTTCACTCCCTGCACCATACTCAATTCCGAACAAATTATTCGCTCTTTATGCCATTCTATGACTACATCTATGGGACCCTGGACAAGTCTACTGATTCACTATATGAAAAATCACTAAAAAGGCAAGAAGATTCAACAGATGTGGTGCATTTGACACATTTGACAACCCCAGAATCCATTTACCATCTCAGGCTAGGATTTTCCTCATTGGCCTCAATGCCTCAAAACAAAAAATGGTACATTTGGTTCATGTGGCCAGTCACTTTGTGGACTATGATCACCAACTGTATCTATGGACGCACTTTCATTTTGGAGAGAAATAACTTGGAAAAGTTTAAATTTCAATCTTGGTCCATACCAAGATACAATTTACAG TACTTGTTGAATTGGCAATCACAAGCTATTAACAGCTTGATAGAGGATGCTATATTACAAGCAGAAGAAAAAGGGACCAAGGTCTTAAGTCTTGGCCTTCTAAACCAG GGCGAGGAACTTAACAGAAATGGAGAAATTTACATAGAGAGGCACCCCAAAATCAAGATCAAGGTGGTGGATGGAAGTAGCTTGGCAGTTGCTGTTGTGCTAAACAGCATCCCTACAGGAACAACAAAAGTGCTTCTCAGAGGAAACCTCACTAAAGTTGCCATTTCTATTGCTTCTTCTCTATGTCAAAGGGGCATCCAA GTGGCTGCTATGTACAAAAGTGACTACGAGAAACTTAAACTTGCTACTAGCTGTCAGGTTAATTTCGTGCTGTCAAAGACATTTGATCAGAAG ATATGGGTAGTTGGAGATGGATTAACAGTGGAAGAACAAATGAAGGCAGCAAAAGGGACACTTTTCTTCCCATTCTCGCAGCTGCCTCCTAAAAAAGCTCGCCACGACTGTTTCTATCACCACCCTCCTGCAATGCTAGCTCCCTCTTCTCTACAAAATTTGCATGCTTGTGAG AATTGGCTACCAAGAAGAGCAATGAGTGCGCCAAGAGTGGCTGGAATTGTGCATGCCTTAGAAGGATGGGATGTACATGAGTGTGGAGACAAGATGATTGACATTGACAAGATTTGGGAAGCCAGCCTCAAGCATGGATTCAAACCATTGGCTTTTGCTGAATGA